In Portunus trituberculatus isolate SZX2019 chromosome 33, ASM1759143v1, whole genome shotgun sequence, the following proteins share a genomic window:
- the LOC123512281 gene encoding death-inducer obliterator 1-like isoform X5, which yields MSSSFVKDCSDVSAPGNTSSGKTVIIIVNNETGNVSLDGSELQNLLASHGADGSQVSVVRMGNGAQVNVSETAASTVTATADGAQHVNLTVEGFPGIPVEGQVGATGNYAELPLDADAFQRLESVLDSEEAREILGKPLLDMVANPEQLGPLEDLVDTSLFEGESQSGSLAGYTMSSSGTPIRKAQNAPKRRSQRQMDKAEREEVEKILAENHKKMQEEREQLDGRQVLVPLVPIVQPTLLSMENENQEELVAEDSEAAKENDTEEKIKGSEVLLVKGRGRGRGRGRGRGKVEGDRVGSQETKGRGRGKKNLDGEGEGATRGEESGRGKARGRGRGKTVTIITSGTKVQDGQGQVADESLVKKKKKKKICVVVSKEECKTTEQEEQEETDTTPANTEQAVDSQEESEDKIKKVVKKAPPTPKIIPQFEPALFSTPDVMHKVGEGLPAHAIMVKGNGKNIKAQKILLVKKQTKKQENAVSGMKEEVKEETEGMDVSTFEHNTNPDDVAVKEEEEEEEHEGEEDGEAGDEEEEESKPDTTVRETGILSGVSKVVKKRVPVGEGKSKVIQVSCPTEVRQVVVLNSARTGMNKETLVKVIPAKDPPKEEEKTPLKLKTPKKEGKQLVKKISPTVPVATPQAVPATPTPPQEGEADKESPNKEEIKTEPQKKLIKKKKLGLQKGGELHKSFEDIVLQRKREEAQRKKEEIQRKREEILRKREAIKKRKEMKEQEMKEAMMKKEMEKNTPPKETPKKVVKVPNRVVVVKKEVEESKKNGIEVAGIKPHTATPTTTIKVIRKVVPQSALASKDESPVRRSNRAIKKKTFGDEMLTYDLKEELVSDVKEEAEDEVIEEEIVPSEEEDESMEEDGEEDDPERLWCICQKPHNNRFMICCDRCEDWFHGSCVGVTKAIGQQMEEEGREWVCPKCKKTERAMKGVVVLGKKKLENTLKAFNNQTVKAELQTPLSPTKVKKIIVKAEETENQVEVKKPMEPKKAPERKLGSLSGFTIPKKVNIVHENASQPKKTLGDEKKTGSPQVIKVAQKKMFDGGREVQESARGVGSLEKTKPKVLVYQKSTGKIISGSEGPTFEELKDWLKEHPDCGILQPGMMNASGTVVSQASTTLNSQKKVIQVAKSATGPAGSSPQKVTVVKSADGRVIVKTSENMEKEALTKVVNTVTSQPTPKTVIVSTVKTATSIVKEVMDEKKEVSPLKKEEPVPVKTPVKEPKKTAVPPPPVKTPPAEKKKGDHSEIRSSVRKTMTEVLIKRFKETKDEFPNVTEDSIKSLAHAIEKELFLFFGKDVGMKYKTRYRSILFNTRDSKNTGLYRKILKGTISPSQLAKMTSEELASKELLEWREREEKKELQAIEKHELEMIALGNQYIMKSHKGEIEIDKDEFIKEKEKAPDPLNALPLDPVAEILDDTTSSHNNHIYDLNCKICNGQQEAPPEKSQKDKSKERDKHSKDSKNRRNDEAAKVRDRKERKSSSDKERKERRESSDKDRHKHRSKDHKEKSRDKDRDRDRDRDRDRDKERDRDKDRHKSSKSKHSEDSKDRQRERERHKSSSSDKEKDRERERRDSKDKKHRDKYRDRRDSKDEKSSKRRDSEKDDRKRRHSGSRSDDRRRRESEKENTRQRDSGSLEKQKDEVSTSDDVVFDVIGKELSSLSSLPDGSARDAEPSSTVLGSPDILDPASPISDDDMMALPSDLLPPLPPSSPSAVPPPPAEAYSPSSPLNSEKSLSPQSPLERDSLTPPPLPEGDMPSAPPLPDYDVPCTPPPPDEYNPHTPPMQGSLSGLRELGRSLLIPSSPPLEHSTTPPLPEPPSTPPLPTSLNPPRPDSPGTPPLPGSAPQLGASTPPHTPRGSTPPLPKEKSALGSLQAPGFMPASPTLSDYNKNSGRLTPPIVEKSGVSSKPSGPVVITPEPENVWKGIIHMPDVAKFSASAFEVSGKAKFLPNDVPNTIEVVGRIAPDMVWSYIAQMKKSGSKEILVVRFQPANEEEKVSYIALYSYLSSKKRYAVIGNCGKSVKDFYVVPLASHQTIPQVLLPLNGPGFEEQRAHMLIGVIVRAKSKRVFDHTTGNWKVVSGGQSGPPIKANASISCTFTTWECLLIVMVFDPSCTCLSRSVIIPLAVLLIPDFNHKESFLSAQNELFIMYCVREELLLRCLIPPLLVVLGLLP from the exons GACAGGTTGGGGCCACCGGTAACTATGCCGAGCTGCCACTGGACGCTGATGCCTTCCAGCGGCTGGAAAGTGTCCTGGACAGTGAAGAGGCAAGGGAGATCCTGGGCAAGCCTCTCCTGGACATGGTGGCCAATCCGGAGCAGCTCGGTCCCCTGGAGGACCTTGTGGACACCTCTTTgtttgaag GGGAGTCCCAGTCTGGTTCCTTGGCGGGGTACACGATGTCCTCCTCTGGCACTCCCATTAGGAAGGCACAGAACGCCCCCAAGCGCCGGTCACAGCGACAGATGGACAaagcagagagggaggaa GTGGAAAAAATCTTAGCTGAGAATCACAAGAAAatgcaggaggagagggaacagCTAGATGGCCGGCAAGTATTGGTTCCTCTTGTCCCTATCGTCCAACCAACCCTGTTAAGTATGGAGAATGAAAACCAGGAGGAGTTGGTGGCTGAGGACAGTGAAGCAGCAAAGGAGAATGACactgaggagaaaataaaaggaagtgaaGTATTGTTGGTGAAAGGACGAGGGAGAGGccgaggaagaggtagagggagaggaaaggttgaAGGAGACAGGGTAGGCAGCCAGGAGACAAAGGGtcgaggaagagggaagaaaaatttggatggtgagggagaaggagccacaagaggagaggaaagtgggagagggaaagccagaggaagaggacgaggaaagacTGTCACTATCATCACATCTGGTACCAAGGTGCAAGATGGTCAgggacaggtggcagatg AGTCattagtgaaaaagaagaaaaagaagaaaatatgcgtTGTTGTGAGTAAGGAAGAGTGTAAGACAACTgagcaggaagaacaggaggaaacaGACACCACACCAGCAAATACAGAGCAAGCAGTTGATTCCCAAGAGGAATCAGAGGATAAAATCAAGAAAGTGGTGAAGAAGGCCCCACCAACACCTAAAATCATCCCACAGTTTGAGCCGGCACTGTTCTCCACCCCTGATGTCATGCACAAAGTAGGTGAAGGTCTTCCAGCACATGCCATCATGGTGAAGGGGAATGGGAAGAACATCAAGGCCCAGAAAATCCTCCTTGTCAAGAAACAGACCAAGAAACAAGAGAATGCTGTCTCGggcatgaaggaggaggtgaaggaggagactgAGGGTATGGATGTAAGTACCTTTGAACACAATACAAATCCAGATGATGTGgctgtgaaagaggaggaagaggaagaggaacatgagggagaggaggatggtgaggcaggggatgaagaagaggaagagagcaaaCCAGATACAACTGTGAGAGAGACTGGTATTTTAAGTGGAGTGAGCAAAGTGGTAAAGAAGAGAGTGCCTGTCGGGGAAGGGAAGTCAAAAGTGATCCAGGTGAGCTGCCCGacagaggtgaggcaggtggtAGTGCTTAACTCAGCCAGGACTGGCATGAATAAAGAGACGCTAGTGAAGGTCATCCCAGCCAAAGACCctccaaaagaagaagaaaagacaccaTTGAAATTAAAAACaccaaagaaggaaggcaagcaaCTTGTTAAAAAGATAAGTCCAACAGTACCAGTAGCAACACCACAAGCAGTgccagcaacaccaacaccaccacaggaaGGGGAGGCAGACAAAGAAAGCCCAAATAAAGAGGAAATCAAAACAGAACCTCAGAAAAAGctcattaagaagaaaaagttaggCTTGCAGAAAGGTGGGGAATTGCACAAGTCCTTTGAGGATATTGTGCttcagaggaaaagagaggaagcccagaggaaaaaggaggaaatacagaggaagagagaggaaatactcAGGAAACGAGAAGCTATCAAGAAgcggaaagagatgaaggaacaggagatgaaagaagccatgatgaagaaagaaatggagaagaacaCCCCGCCTAAGGAAACACCAAAGAAGGTTGTAAAGGTACCTaacagagtggtggtggtgaagaaggaggtggaggagagcaagaagaatGGGATTGAGGTGGCGGGGATCAAGCCACACACtgcaacacccaccaccaccatcaaagtGATCCGAAAGGTGGTGCCACAGTCTGCTCTCGCTTCCAAGGATGAGTCACCTGTCCGCCGCAGCAACAGAGCCATCAAGAAGAAGACCTTTGGGGATGAGATGCTTACCTATGACCTGAAGGAGGAGCTTGTGTCAGACGTCAAGGAGGAGGCCGAGGATGAAGTCATTGAAGAGGAG ATAGTGCcgagtgaggaggaagacgagtccatggaggaggacggggaagaAGACGACCCAGAGAGGCTGTGGTGCATCTGCCAGAAGCCTCACAATAACCGGTTTATGATCTGCTGTGACCGGTGTGAGGACTGGTTCCATGGCTCCTGCGTTGGGGTCACCAAGGCCATCG GCcagcagatggaggaggaagggcgtgaGTGGGTTTGTCCGAAGTGTAAAAAGACAGAACGTGCAATGAAGGGAGTAGTGGTcttaggaaagaagaaactagagaacacaCTCAAGGCTTTCAACAATCAGACAGTCAAAGCAGAGCTACAGACGCCACTGTCCCCAACCAAGGTGAAGAAGATCATCGTCAAGGCAGAGGAAACAGAGAACCAGGTGGAGGTTAAGAAGCCCATGGAACCCAAAAAAGCCCCTGAACGGAAGCTGGGTAGCCTGTCTGGTTTTACTATTCCCAAGAAGGTGAATATCGTGCATGAGAACGCCTCTCAGCCCAAGAAGACgctgggtgatgagaagaaAACTGGCTCTCCGCAGGTTATCAAAGTGGCACAGAAGAAAATGTTTGATGGAGGACGAGAG GTACAGGAGTCAGCCCGGGGTGTGGGGTCCTTGGAGAAGACCAAGCCCAAGGTGTTGGTGTACCAGAAGAGCACAGGGAAGATCATTTCAG GTTCTGAGGGTCCTACCTTTGAGGAGCTGAAGGACTGGCTGAAGGAGCACCCAGACTGTGGCATCCTTCAGCCAGGGATGATGAATGCTTCGGGGACAGTTGTGAGCCAGGCCTCCACCACACTCAACAG CCAAAAGAAAGTGATCCAGGTGGCCAAGTCAGCGACAGGTCCAGCAGGCAGCTCACCACAGAAGGTCACTGTGGTCAAGTCAGCTGATGGCCGGGTCATTGTCAAGACTTCAGAGAACATGGAGAAGGAGGCGCTGACCAAGGTGGTGAACACGGTGACCTCACAACCCACTCCAAAGACTGTCATAGTGAGCACGGTGAAGACTGCCACGTccatagtgaaggaggtgatggatgagaagaaggaggtgtcACCCTTAAAGAAGGAAGAGCCAGTCCCTGTGAAGACTCCAGTCAAGGAACCCAAGAAG acagcagtaccaccaccaccagtgaaaACACCGCctgcagagaagaagaagggagaccACAGTGAGATTCGGAGCAGCGTCAGGAAAACCATGACTGAGGTGCTGATCAAGCGTTTCAAGGAGACTAAGGATGAGTTTCCCAATGTTACTGAGGATTCCATCAAGAGTCTTGCTCATGCCATTGAGAAGGagctgttcctcttctttggcAAG GATGTGGGCATGAAATACAAGACTCGCTACAGGAGCATTCTCTTCAACACGAGGGATTCCAAGAACACAGGGCTGTACCGCAAGATTCTGAAGGGAACAATATCTCCGTCACAGCTAGCCAAGATGACGTCCGAGGAGCTTGCGTCCAAAGAGCTgctggagtggagggagagagaggagaaaaag GAGCTGCAGGCAATTGAGAAGCATGAGCTAGAAATGATTGCTCTTGGTAACCAGTACATCATGAAGTCTCATAAGGGAGAAATTGAAATTGACAAGGATGAATtcattaaggaaaaagaaaaag CTCCTGATCCCCTCAATGCCTTGCCCCTGGACCCCGTGGCAGAGATCCTGGATGACACCACCTCCAGTCACAACAATCACATATATGATCTCAACTGTAAGATATGCAATGGCCAGCAAGAAGCTCCTCCAGAG AAATCTCAGAAGGACAaatcaaaagagagagacaagcacAGCAAGGACTCCAAGAACCGTAGGAATGACGAAGCTGCCAAAGTCCgggacaggaaggagaggaagagctcatcagataaagagaggaaagagagaagggagagttcAGATaaggacagacacaaacaccGCAGCAAAGACCACAAGGAAAAGAGCCGGGATAAAGACCGAGACAGGGACAGAGAtcgagatagagacagagacaaagaaagagacagagataagGACAGGCACAAAAGCAGCAAGAGCAAGCATTCCGAAGACTCCAAGGACaggcagagagaaagggagCGTCACAAGAGTAGCAGCAGTGACAAAgagaaggacagggagagggagaggcgggatTCAAAGGACAAGAAGCACCGAGATAAATACAGGGACAGGCGGGACTCAAAGGATGAGAAAAGCAGTAAACGAAGGGACAGTGAAAAGGATGACAGAAAAAGACGCCACAGTGGTTCTCGTAGTGATGaccggaggaggagagagagtgagaaggagaacACCCGGCAGAGGGACAGTGGGTCATTAGAGAAGCAGAAAGATGAGGTTAGCACTAGTGATGATGTCGTGTTTGATGTCATTGGCAAGGAattgtcttccttgtcttcgCTTCCTGATGGTTCTGCCAGGGATGCTGAACCCTCTTCCACTGTGCTGGG GAGTCCGGACATCCTAGATCCAGCGTCACCAATATCAGATGATGACATGATGGCGTTACCTTCTGACTTGCTTCCCCCattgcctccttcctcccccagtgCCGTCCCTCCACCTCCAGCTGAAGCATActcaccttcctcacctctcaATTCTGAAAAGTCCCTAAGTCCTCAATCACCACTCGAGAGAGACTCCCtgacacctccaccactacctgaAGGAGACATGCCCTcagctcctcccctccctgactATGATGTCCCctgcacacctcctcctcctgatgagTACAACCCTCACACGCCACCCATGCAGGGAAGTCTCTCTGGTCTGAGGGAATTGGGTAGATCTCTGCTTATTCCTTCATCGCCGCCCTTGGAACACTCAACTACACCTCCTTTACCTGAgcctccctccactccacctCTTCCCACCTCGCTTAACCCTCCTCGGCCAGATTCCCCTGGCACTCCACCGCTTCCTGGATCAGCTCCTCAACTCGGTGCCTCAACTCCACCTCACACTCCAAGGGGATCAACGCCACCTCTCCCTAAAGAAAAGTCAGCATTGGGCAGCCTCCAGGCTCCTGGTTTCATGCCCGCCTCCCCAACATTATCAGACTACAATAAGAACTCTGGCAGACTAACTCCCCCCATTGTAGAAAAGTCTGGTGTGTCCTCCAAGCCTTCAGGTCCTGTGGTTATTACCCCAGAACCTGAGAATGTATGGAAAGGAATCATTCACATGCCAGATGTAGCCAAATTCAGTGCATCAGCATTTGAG GTGTCTGGAAAAGCTAAATTTCTTCCAAATGATGTGCCTAATACCATAGAAGTTGTTGGACGCATTGCTCCTGACATGGTGTGGAGCTACATTGCACAAATGAAGAAGAGTGGATCCAAG GAAATTTTAGTTGTTCGCTTTCAACCTGccaatgaagaggagaaggtttcCTATATTGCCTTGTACTCCTACCTGTCATCCAAAAAGAG GTATGCTGTTATTGGCAACTGTGGCAAGTCTGTGAAGGATTTCTATGTTGTGCCTCTTGCCTCACACCAAACCATTCCTCAG GTGCTCCTTCCCCTCAATGGGCCAGGCTTTGAGGAGCAGCGGGCACACATGCTCATTGGGGTGATAGTCCGAGCCAAGAGCAAGAGAGTGTTTGACCACACCACTGGCAACTGGAAAGTTGTCAGTGGGGGCCAAAGTGGGCCTCCCATTAAAGCCAATG CCTCCATCAGCTGCACCTTCACTACATGGGAGTGTCTCTTGATAGTGATGGTCTTTGATCCTTCCTGTACATGTCTTTCAAGAAGTGTGATCATTCCCTTAGCAGTTTTACTTATTCCAGATTTCAATCATAAGGAATCATTCTTGAGTGCACAGAATGAATTATTTATTATGTATTGTGTTAGGGAAGAATTACTGTTGAGATGCTTGATACCACCACTCCTTGTTGTGTTAGGACTTCTCCCTTAA